From a region of the Bacteroidota bacterium genome:
- a CDS encoding septum formation initiator family protein gives MDRIPAILKNKYLLVIVGLGVWLLFFDRNDIFSQIKRRNEVKKLEAERDYYSNEIKRNQQEIQELRSNPKELEKFAREHYLFKKDNEDIFIIVEDTAKKK, from the coding sequence CTGGACCGCATACCTGCCATTCTGAAAAACAAATACCTGCTGGTTATTGTAGGGCTGGGCGTTTGGCTGCTTTTCTTCGACCGGAACGATATTTTCAGTCAGATAAAACGCCGCAACGAAGTAAAAAAACTCGAAGCCGAACGCGACTATTACTCCAACGAAATTAAGCGCAACCAGCAGGAAATTCAGGAACTTCGGAGCAATCCGAAAGAGCTCGAAAAATTTGCGCGCGAGCATTACCTCTTCAAGAAAGACAACGAAGACATCTTCATTATTGTAGAAGATACTGCGAAAAAAAAGTAA
- a CDS encoding nucleoid-associated protein, which translates to MNKPDFTQVDLLHLVTHHVGNKQRDESYTLSDAATVIDADTTDYLLTYFLQPFNSEEYYSFHHSVSLDLNAVNTVAARIFANPDEFLKASHDLARLLFDQTTHPKVKAGELNIAYFTNVLLGEEKVTALGIFKSETDTPFLKMKHQRKNYFIRHDFGFELKGMDKGCLILNTAASEGYRVLVADATPRAADTQYWKEDFLNLKPVSNAYHQTTQFLNIAKTYVTEKLAEDFEVSKADQIDLLNRSAEYFKKNESFNQEQFEEQVFQDKSVIESFRSFDQTYREEHSIAIEEEFDISKQAVKKQTRVFKSVLKLDKNFHIYIHGDRNLIERGTDADGRKYYKIYYSEET; encoded by the coding sequence ATGAATAAACCCGATTTCACGCAGGTCGATCTGCTGCATCTTGTTACCCACCACGTGGGCAACAAACAGCGCGACGAATCCTATACTTTGTCTGACGCTGCCACCGTAATTGATGCAGATACTACCGATTATCTGCTCACCTATTTTCTGCAGCCGTTCAACAGCGAGGAGTATTACAGCTTCCATCATTCGGTGAGCCTTGATCTGAATGCGGTAAACACGGTGGCCGCACGCATTTTTGCCAATCCCGATGAGTTTTTGAAAGCCTCGCACGATCTTGCCCGTCTGCTTTTCGATCAAACCACACATCCCAAAGTAAAAGCCGGCGAACTGAACATCGCCTACTTTACCAATGTGCTGCTGGGCGAAGAAAAAGTAACCGCGCTGGGCATCTTCAAATCAGAAACCGATACACCGTTTCTGAAAATGAAACACCAGCGCAAAAACTACTTCATCCGCCACGATTTCGGTTTCGAACTCAAGGGTATGGACAAAGGTTGCCTCATTTTAAACACCGCCGCCTCCGAAGGCTATCGTGTACTTGTAGCCGATGCCACTCCACGCGCAGCCGATACGCAATACTGGAAAGAAGATTTCCTCAACCTCAAACCCGTCAGCAACGCCTACCATCAAACCACACAGTTCCTCAACATTGCCAAAACTTACGTTACCGAAAAGCTCGCCGAAGATTTTGAAGTTAGCAAAGCCGATCAGATTGATCTGCTCAACCGCTCGGCCGAGTATTTCAAGAAAAACGAAAGTTTTAATCAGGAACAGTTCGAGGAACAGGTGTTTCAGGATAAAAGTGTAATCGAATCCTTTCGTAGTTTCGATCAAACCTACCGCGAAGAGCATTCCATTGCCATTGAAGAAGAATTCGACATCTCCAAACAGGCCGTGAAAAAGCAAACGCGTGTGTTTAAGAGTGTGCTTAAACTCGATAAGAATTTCCACATCTACATTCACGGCGACCGAAATTTAATTGAGCGAGGCACCGATGCTGACGGGCGGAAGTATTACAAGATTTATTATTCTGAGGAGACGTAA
- a CDS encoding ABC transporter permease gives MLKFIIKRLLYGILVLFGVLTVVFLMFNVLPGDPARMQMGQHTDSASVAIIRQDLGLDQPLPKQYLMFLNDISFVSVHHPENRKDSYYLDTVKYGQPLQLFSVGGGRELVLKMPYLRRSYHDRRPVSEIILETLPETIVLAFAAMIIASVFGIALGIVGALNKNTWIDRIIAVFSTLGTAGPSFFYALIISWVFGYLLKEITGLKNAGSLFDPVDESLQLQNLILPAITLGIRPLALITQLTRSSLLEVLSHDYIRTAHAKGLSRTKVIFKHALKNAMNPVVTSISGWLASLMAGAALVEPIFDWKGIGNEVVQALMNYDLPVVMGSTLVFSIMFVILNLLVDISYGFLDPRVRVS, from the coding sequence ATGCTGAAGTTCATCATAAAACGACTGTTGTATGGCATCCTCGTATTGTTCGGGGTGCTTACAGTTGTTTTTCTGATGTTTAATGTATTGCCCGGCGATCCGGCGCGGATGCAAATGGGCCAGCATACCGATTCGGCTTCGGTGGCTATTATCCGTCAGGATCTCGGACTCGATCAGCCGCTGCCCAAGCAGTACCTGATGTTTCTGAATGATATTTCATTCGTATCCGTTCATCATCCCGAAAACCGGAAAGACAGCTACTATTTGGATACCGTAAAATACGGGCAGCCGCTGCAACTCTTCAGTGTGGGCGGCGGGCGCGAGCTGGTGTTAAAAATGCCCTATCTCCGCCGCTCGTATCACGACCGGCGGCCGGTGTCGGAAATCATTCTCGAAACGCTGCCCGAAACCATTGTGCTGGCTTTTGCCGCCATGATCATTGCGTCGGTATTTGGGATTGCATTGGGTATTGTGGGCGCGCTCAATAAAAACACGTGGATTGACCGGATTATTGCGGTGTTTTCCACGTTGGGTACTGCGGGGCCATCGTTCTTTTACGCGCTCATTATTTCTTGGGTATTTGGCTATCTGCTCAAGGAAATAACCGGGCTCAAAAACGCGGGCAGCCTTTTTGATCCGGTGGATGAATCGCTGCAGCTGCAAAACCTTATTCTTCCTGCCATTACGCTTGGCATCCGTCCGCTGGCACTCATTACCCAACTTACCCGCAGCAGCCTGCTCGAAGTACTTTCGCACGATTACATCCGCACCGCACACGCCAAAGGGCTCAGCCGCACGAAAGTAATTTTCAAGCACGCCCTCAAAAATGCCATGAACCCGGTAGTCACATCCATCTCCGGCTGGCTGGCCAGCTTAATGGCAGGTGCCGCACTGGTTGAACCCATTTTCGACTGGAAAGGCATTGGCAACGAAGTGGTGCAGGCACTTATGAATTACGACTTACCCGTGGTGATGGGCAGCACACTGGTGTTTTCGATCATGTTTGTGATCCTGAATTTACTGGTGGACATCAGTTATGGATTCCTCGATCCGAGGGTGCGGGTGAGTTAA